The Oscillatoria salina IIICB1 nucleotide sequence TGTTTGGAAATAACCTCGCTGCTGATAGCGTTTTTCTTGATTAATAAAACCCGCAGCAAAGACAATGCAATAAGAAATTAGTAAAGATGAGGCAATAATTACTAATAGCCGAGGTGGTGAGGAAGCAGCCGCCAGTACGGAAACTTCGTCTGTTGGCGCAATATTAAAAGCTATAATCATTGCACCAATTAAAGTTGCATTTAGATCGGCTAAACTTTCGTTAATGTTAATGATAGTTTTTTGAGTAATCTTAATTGTGATGTTTATATCTTCTTGCTGAGTTGATTCTGTTGGTTCGCCACTCAACATTACTCTTGCTAAAGCTACACCAAGAGAAAAAGGTACACTTTCAAAGATAATTTTCCCGATAATTTCGTCTAAGGATGTTTGGAAAGTAATTCTGTTGAGTAATGCCAAAATAAAAGTCGCGCAGAGAATACCGATTCCTAATGCTTCAACACTTTCTGCGGCTGCGTCAGTCAGGGAATCGCGTTTATTTTTCCGAAAGCCTTCGATGCGATTTAGTAACAAAACTACAACGTAAGTAACGATGAGAATAATCAGCAACAAAGGTGGTTCGACAAAAGAACCAATCCACCAAACCTCCATTGTATAAAGTAGAGGAATACCAAATAAAAAGCCACCGGAAGCGCCGCGAAGTAAATCTTGTCGTTCCTCTCTCCAGTTGTTACCTCGTTGATATTTACGGATGCGTTTGACCATTGAGGAAAATGTAGGGAAATGATGATAATATAGCCTATAATATCAGAAGAATGTGGTTAATATTTCTTGCTTAAGAGAGAATTTGTCAACCTCAAAACAACTTTTATTCTCTCTGGGTTTTTAGGCAGAGATTTACCTAGATATTAATCGGCATCCTTTTCGTGTTAATACCATTTCTCAATGTCACAAGAAAGTTAACCAAATTTATCTAAATTAGCCCGTCTCGACGGGCTAATCTTAAGAGAATCGATCCCGATCGCCGCTCATCCCGTATACTGTTTAAGCACTAAAGTATCTAGCTGCGGGATGATATGCGACGATCGCTGTGGTAGATTGTTCGGGATACAGTTGTTCGCTTTCGTCCATATAGAGGTTGATGCGATCGCCTTCTAACAATTCCAGCAGTTTATACTGGTCTTGGATGTTGGGACAAGCGGGATAGCCGAAACTATATCTCGAACCTTGATATCTTTGCGCTAAAACATCGCGAATTGTCTCTGGTTCTTGGTCTTGATATCCTAACTCACAGCGTATTTTAGCATGAGTCCATTCGGCTAATGCTTCTGCCATTTGGACACTTAAACCGTGGAAATACAAGTAATCGGTATATTTATCCGACTCGAACAACTCTTTTGCATATTCAGTGGCTATTTTCCCGACAGTAACTGCTTGCATGGGAAAGACATCAATTATTCCTGATTCCTTGGTTGCATAATAATCAGCGATACAGTAACGTCGTCCTGATTTTTGCCGAGGAAAATCAAATTTGGCAATTGCTTCTACACCTTCAGAAATTTTATTTTGTTCCTGAATTATTTGCGGATTATAAAGATATAAAGAATTACCTGACCCTTGACAGGGAAAATACCCATAAATTACTTGCGGCTGCAACAAATTCTCGGCAATAATTCGCTGTTTCCATTCCTGCAAAATTGGTTGTACTTCAGCTTCCAGAAACTCGTCATATTCTTCC carries:
- a CDS encoding TIGR02587 family membrane protein — encoded protein: MVKRIRKYQRGNNWREERQDLLRGASGGFLFGIPLLYTMEVWWIGSFVEPPLLLIILIVTYVVVLLLNRIEGFRKNKRDSLTDAAAESVEALGIGILCATFILALLNRITFQTSLDEIIGKIIFESVPFSLGVALARVMLSGEPTESTQQEDINITIKITQKTIININESLADLNATLIGAMIIAFNIAPTDEVSVLAAASSPPRLLVIIASSLLISYCIVFAAGFINQEKRYQQRGYFQTPLGETVFCYLISLLASALMLWFFQRLSLSDPWFLWLRYTLILGLPASIGGAAGRLAI